The genome window GCCTCTCGGTGTATTCAGTTCGAATACTTTGGTAAATATGTACTCTAAGTTTGGTCGTATAGGGTATGCGCGCTATATATTTGATAATATTCCGGAGAGAAATGAAGCTTCTTGGAACACGATGATGTCGGGTTATGTACGAGTAGGTTTGTACCCCGAATcgattggatttttttctGGAATGATTGGCCGCGGGTATAAGCCAAGTGGTTTTGTCATTGCTAGTTTGATAACTGCGTGTGATAAGTCGGCTTGTATGTTTAATGAAGGATTGCAAGTTCATGCTTTTGTAGTTAAAATTGGTTTGTTATGTGATGTCTTTGTTGGTACTTCGCTTTTGCACTTTTATGGCACCTATGGTCTTGTGTCTAAATCCCGGAAGCTCTTTGAGGAGATGCCGGATAAGAATGTGGTTACTTGGACTTCTTTGATTGTTGGACATTCAAATAATGGAGATTTGGGAGAAGTTATGAGTATATATAAGCGTATGAGACTTGAAGGAGTATGTTGCAATGATAACACATTTGCTATAGTCATTAGTACTTGTGGGATGCTGGAGGATGAGCTATTGGGTCACCAAGTTCTTGGACATGTTATGAAACTTGGACTAGAGAATAGTGTCTCTGTGGCAAACTCCCTCATATCCATGTATGGTGGCTGTGGTAATGTGGACGAGGCCTTCTATGTCTTTGATCACATGGGTGAACGTGACATAATCTCATGGAATTCAATTATTTCTGCAAGTGCGCAAAATGGGCTTTGTGAAGAATCATTAAGGTGTTTTCACTATATGCGGCATGTTAATAAAGAGGTGAATTCCACAACACTTTCATCATTGTTGACAGTCTGTGGTTCCACTGATAAACTGAAGTGGGGCAGTGGAATTCATGGACTAGTAGTAAAATTTGGGCTGGAATCAAATGTTTGTGTTGGCAATACTCTTATAAGTATGTATTCTGAAGCTGGAAGATCAGAAGATGCTGAGTTAGTTTTCCAAAGAATGACAGAGAAGGATATAATCTCATGGAACTCTATGTTAGCATGCTATGTTCAGAATGAGGAGTGCCAAAAAGCCTTGAAACTTTTTGCTAAAATGCTTCGGATGAGAAAACCAGTAAATTATGTGACTTTAACAAGTGCACTATCTGCCTGTCCGAACCCTGAATTTCTCATTCAAGGCAAAATTCTTCATGCTATTGCAGTCCTTACAGACCTACAAGACAATGTGATAATTGGCAATGCACTAGTTACCATGTACGGAAAGTTTAGTATGATGGTTGAAGCTGAAAAGGTATTGCAAATAATGCCCAAGCGAGATGAAGTTACTTGGAATGCCCTTATTGGTGGTTATGCCGAGAGCAAAGATCCAAATGAGGTGATAAAAGCTTTTAAATTAATGAGAGAAGAAGGAACTCCAGCAAACTACATCACAATAATCAATGTTCTTGGTGGTTTTATGACTCCTGGTGATTTACTAAAACATGGAATGCCCTTCCATGCGCATATAGTTCTAACAGGATTTGAGTCAGACAAGCATGTTCAGAGTACCCTTATAACAATGTATGCTAAGTGTGGTGATTTGAATTCAAGTAATTCCATATTCAATGGATTAGATTTTAAGAACTCCATTGCATGGAATGCAATCATTGCTGCAAATGCTAATCATGGCTTAGAGAAAGCTTTGAAACTTCTTGTGATGATGAAGAAAGCTGGAGTAGACTTAGATCAGTTCAGCTTTTCAGTGGCACTTTCTGTTAGTGCTGACCTGGCTATGTTGGATGAAGGCCAGCAGCTTCATGGCCTGGTAGTTAAGCTTGGTTTTGACTCGGACCATTATGTTACAAATGCTGCCATGGATATGTATGGAAAATGTGGGGAGATGGAGGATGTTTTGAAATTACTTCCCTCACCAACCAAAAGATCACGATTATCATGGAACATTTTGATATCATCTTTTGCCAAACATGGGTGTTTCCAGAAGGCTAGGGAAGCTTTTCATGAAATGCTAAATCTTGGTACAAAACCTGACCATGTCACCTTTGTTTCACTTCTGTCTGCTTGCAGTCATGGGGGTCTGGTGGATGATGGTCTTGCATACTATTATGCAATGACCACAGAGTTTGGTGTCCCACCAGGAATAGAGCATTGTGTGTGCATAATTGATCTTCTTGGACGATCAGGAAGGCTTGCTGAAGctgaaaatttcataaaaggAATGGTTGTCCAGCCAAATGACCTTGTGTGGCGGAGCTTGTTGGCTGCATGTAAAATCCATCGTAATGTAGAGCTAGGGAGGAAAGCGGCAGAACATCTTCTGGAGTTAGATCCATCAGATGATTCGGCTTATGTTCTTTTGTCAAATGTCTGTGCAACTACCGGTAGATGGGAGGAAGTAGAGAATGTAAGGAGGCAGATGGGATCGAGAAACATAATGAAGAAGCCTGCATGCAGTTGGGTCAAGTTGAAAACTGAGGTGAATAAATTTGGGATGGGAGAGCAATCCCATCCACAGACAGGGCAGATTTATGCCAAGTTGGGAGAGCTTATGAAGATGATTAGAGAAGCAGGTTATGTTCCTGATACAAGCTATGCACTGCAGGATACAGATGAAGAACAGAAGGAGCATAATCTTTGGAACCATAGTGAGAGAATTGCCCTTGCTTTCGGATTGATCAATACTCCAAAAGGTTCACCTGTTAAGGTTTTCAAGAATCTTCGTGTATGTGGTGATTGTCATTCTGTCTACAAGCATGTTAGTGCAGCAGTTGGGCGGAAAATCATACTGAGAGATCCTTACCGGTTTCACCATTTCAGTGACGGCAAGTGTTCTTGTTCTGATTACTGGTGAGGAAGATATTTAAGAAGCTAAAAAACACAGTACTGAGTCAACGGATCATTGTTGCTTTGGTACTGAGCATAGGATAGGTTTGAAACCACAATGATCTAACTTCCATTGGGATTACtggttagggtttagggtatagCATGAacgttttgaatttttttgtactGTATCTCTGTACTTTCTCTGAAATCTGAAGTAATTTTTTAATGAGTGCTGCTAaataaattctaaaattaactgagtgcACCCTATtatcaaactatttattgaattactaatttaccctaatataaaatgaccaaaaaagatatattgaattgtgaaacaaatataattttaataagtacaccttACTCACCATATCCAACCCTAATCAAACGTAGAGAAATTTTCGTTTTTGCTTGATGCCGAAGGGCAAACAACGCAATGATCATTGGCGGTAGTGCAAAGAGGTGTCATTGAATGTTTGTTCGCTTGCCCCTTCCTTTGCCAACCAACAGCCCTCCATTGCTGCCCAACAACTCCTCCATTAGACATGAAGGTTAAAGAAGGCATTTGGGaattagttttcaatttttcattttaatcaAGTTTGCAGTAGCTATTAGACCCATATGGCGTGTTGTCGAACCAGTTTgaacaaattcatttttttgaagactaaatcaaaaaaaaccccattaagaaaaaaaaaaaaaaaaaaaaaagaagaagaagaagaaggaggaatttgcagaacaaataaaaacccaaatttgttCAAATTGACACATTTTAATGTGAAGAACAAAAgttcggaaaaaaaaaattgtgaagaacaaaagctttagaagaaattaaaatatgatgtGGCAAATTAGATGTGATATTagtgtattagggtgtac of Prunus dulcis chromosome 4, ALMONDv2, whole genome shotgun sequence contains these proteins:
- the LOC117623746 gene encoding pentatricopeptide repeat-containing protein At3g24000, mitochondrial, whose product is MYSKFGRIGYARYIFDNIPERNEASWNTMMSGYVRVGLYPESIGFFSGMIGRGYKPSGFVIASLITACDKSACMFNEGLQVHAFVVKIGLLCDVFVGTSLLHFYGTYGLVSKSRKLFEEMPDKNVVTWTSLIVGHSNNGDLGEVMSIYKRMRLEGVCCNDNTFAIVISTCGMLEDELLGHQVLGHVMKLGLENSVSVANSLISMYGGCGNVDEAFYVFDHMGERDIISWNSIISASAQNGLCEESLRCFHYMRHVNKEVNSTTLSSLLTVCGSTDKLKWGSGIHGLVVKFGLESNVCVGNTLISMYSEAGRSEDAELVFQRMTEKDIISWNSMLACYVQNEECQKALKLFAKMLRMRKPVNYVTLTSALSACPNPEFLIQGKILHAIAVLTDLQDNVIIGNALVTMYGKFSMMVEAEKVLQIMPKRDEVTWNALIGGYAESKDPNEVIKAFKLMREEGTPANYITIINVLGGFMTPGDLLKHGMPFHAHIVLTGFESDKHVQSTLITMYAKCGDLNSSNSIFNGLDFKNSIAWNAIIAANANHGLEKALKLLVMMKKAGVDLDQFSFSVALSVSADLAMLDEGQQLHGLVVKLGFDSDHYVTNAAMDMYGKCGEMEDVLKLLPSPTKRSRLSWNILISSFAKHGCFQKAREAFHEMLNLGTKPDHVTFVSLLSACSHGGLVDDGLAYYYAMTTEFGVPPGIEHCVCIIDLLGRSGRLAEAENFIKGMVVQPNDLVWRSLLAACKIHRNVELGRKAAEHLLELDPSDDSAYVLLSNVCATTGRWEEVENVRRQMGSRNIMKKPACSWVKLKTEVNKFGMGEQSHPQTGQIYAKLGELMKMIREAGYVPDTSYALQDTDEEQKEHNLWNHSERIALAFGLINTPKGSPVKVFKNLRVCGDCHSVYKHVSAAVGRKIILRDPYRFHHFSDGKCSCSDYW